A DNA window from Polynucleobacter sp. AP-Titi-500A-B4 contains the following coding sequences:
- a CDS encoding chorismate lyase, with protein MTHRNRLRSSWNRVGSGEIHRAPRKWQPWLSDIGSLTQKIEKAIGQKLQVQVLRDCSQTLNSDESRYFHFKIRRCRVREVLLCVNNIPLVMAHSVIPTLSSSGSNHAVLRLGTKPLGAVLFAKTRMNSKAKPPRDIARLDKGSALWKKCSKNYPGLSSPLWARRTLYRLKGHPILVNEIFLPALLSYSAS; from the coding sequence ATGACTCACCGTAATCGTCTCCGTTCTTCATGGAATCGAGTCGGTTCCGGTGAAATTCATCGGGCGCCACGAAAGTGGCAACCATGGCTAAGTGACATTGGGTCTTTAACCCAAAAAATTGAGAAAGCAATTGGTCAAAAACTGCAAGTTCAGGTTTTGCGTGATTGTTCTCAAACCTTAAATAGCGATGAGAGTCGCTATTTTCATTTCAAGATCAGACGTTGCCGCGTTCGGGAAGTCTTGCTCTGCGTAAATAATATTCCATTGGTGATGGCGCATAGCGTGATTCCAACTTTGAGTTCGAGTGGCAGTAATCATGCTGTATTACGCCTTGGCACCAAGCCATTGGGTGCAGTCTTGTTTGCTAAAACCCGAATGAATTCCAAGGCAAAGCCACCACGCGATATTGCTCGTCTTGATAAAGGCAGCGCCTTGTGGAAAAAATGCTCCAAGAATTATCCGGGACTTAGCTCACCTTTGTGGGCACGTCGTACCCTCTATCGATTAAAGGGTCATCCCATCTTAGTCAATGAAATCTTCTTGCCAGCCCTATTAAGCTACTCTGCTTCTTAA
- a CDS encoding uroporphyrinogen-III synthase, translating into MSTKTIVITRPSGQARQLIEVLSQTIEKSGVAKRSLPEIVSLPLLTIVPKDDEQLADHIATVLKDADLAIFVSPNAIESVMRLLERDWQDFSKKIIPIGVMGGSSALALKNHGIGLEARPTPVMIPANNEQWDSEGLWQELQGLQWDWHNKKIVIFKGEGGRDWLAETLKKAGATVEAISTYTRVPLDTNNSVWHAIQQMDISKSLWLLTSSEAVRYLGQVANHQLPQGLQSASALCSHHNIADAAQAVGFGEVFTTDPGDEALIKATLAWLTI; encoded by the coding sequence ATGAGCACTAAAACCATTGTTATCACTAGGCCGAGTGGTCAAGCTCGTCAGTTGATCGAAGTACTTTCGCAGACGATTGAAAAGAGTGGTGTTGCAAAGCGCAGTCTTCCAGAAATCGTATCTCTACCTTTGCTCACGATTGTTCCTAAAGATGATGAACAACTTGCAGACCATATTGCTACCGTTTTAAAGGATGCTGACTTAGCAATCTTCGTTAGTCCTAATGCCATTGAATCTGTCATGCGTTTGCTAGAGCGTGATTGGCAGGATTTTTCTAAAAAGATCATTCCGATTGGGGTGATGGGTGGCAGTAGCGCCTTAGCTTTAAAAAACCACGGCATTGGCTTAGAAGCAAGGCCGACTCCAGTGATGATTCCTGCAAACAATGAACAATGGGATTCTGAAGGTTTGTGGCAGGAGCTTCAAGGTCTGCAGTGGGATTGGCACAACAAGAAGATAGTCATCTTTAAGGGTGAGGGTGGTCGAGATTGGTTAGCTGAGACGCTTAAAAAAGCTGGTGCAACAGTCGAGGCGATTTCTACATACACTCGCGTGCCCTTAGATACCAATAATTCTGTATGGCATGCCATACAGCAAATGGATATTTCTAAATCTCTTTGGCTGTTAACTTCTTCTGAGGCAGTTCGCTACCTAGGACAGGTTGCAAATCATCAACTACCACAAGGTTTACAAAGTGCTAGCGCCTTATGTTCACATCACAATATTGCTGATGCTGCCCAAGCAGTTGGATTTGGTGAAGTGTTTACAACTGATCCAGGCGATGAAGCGCTGATTAAAGCCACATTAGCCTGGCTCACCATTTGA
- the hemC gene encoding hydroxymethylbilane synthase, translating into MSQTLNSSPLSAALEAPQRLVIASRESRLAMWQAQHVQACLQKLYPGCDVQILGMTTRGDQILDKALSKVGGKGLFVKELETALEDGRADLAVHSLKDVPMVMPSGFDLSCVMAREDARDAFVSNDYSSLEDLPSGAIVGTSSLRRESVLRAKFPHLRIEPLRGNLDTRMGKLDRGEYQAIILAAAGLKRLGLESRIRAYLPYDPYTPAAGQGALGIETLSAHPHIKDWLAPLNDLPTLLAVSAERMVSRQLGGSCEVPLAAHATWDQHHLQIRSFVASTDGKAICLAQGSAAVQSIEDAEALGLAVAQDLLAQGAAELIPKIVK; encoded by the coding sequence ATGTCCCAAACCCTAAATTCTTCACCTCTATCCGCCGCTCTGGAAGCCCCCCAACGCCTTGTCATTGCCTCCCGCGAAAGTCGCTTAGCCATGTGGCAGGCGCAGCATGTGCAAGCCTGCCTACAAAAGCTCTATCCAGGCTGTGATGTCCAGATTTTGGGCATGACCACCCGGGGAGACCAGATTTTGGATAAAGCCCTCTCCAAAGTGGGTGGCAAAGGCCTTTTTGTCAAAGAGCTTGAGACTGCCCTAGAAGATGGCAGAGCCGATTTAGCAGTCCATTCTTTAAAAGATGTCCCGATGGTCATGCCAAGCGGGTTTGACCTGTCTTGTGTGATGGCTAGAGAAGATGCCAGAGATGCTTTTGTCTCTAATGATTACAGTAGCTTAGAAGACCTTCCTTCTGGCGCAATTGTGGGCACATCAAGCCTGCGCCGAGAGTCAGTCTTGCGAGCCAAGTTTCCCCATCTGAGGATTGAGCCCTTACGGGGCAACCTCGATACCCGCATGGGCAAACTCGATCGTGGGGAGTACCAAGCCATTATTTTGGCTGCCGCTGGCTTAAAGCGCCTTGGCCTAGAGTCCCGGATTCGGGCCTATTTACCCTATGACCCTTACACCCCAGCTGCTGGTCAAGGAGCCCTAGGGATTGAGACCTTAAGTGCGCACCCGCATATCAAAGACTGGCTCGCCCCCTTAAATGACTTACCGACTTTATTGGCCGTATCGGCTGAGCGCATGGTCTCACGTCAATTAGGCGGCTCTTGTGAAGTGCCCTTAGCTGCTCACGCCACTTGGGATCAACACCACCTGCAGATTCGCTCCTTTGTTGCTAGCACTGATGGCAAAGCCATTTGCCTAGCGCAAGGTAGCGCAGCCGTGCAATCCATTGAGGATGCAGAAGCCCTCGGCTTAGCGGTAGCGCAAGATCTGCTAGCCCAAGGTGCGGCGGAATTGATTCCGAAGATTGTGAAGTGA
- the argH gene encoding argininosuccinate lyase translates to MSSSKNSLANKAQAWSARFDEPVDELVQRYTASIGFDQRFAMVDIAGSLAHAQMLAAQKIISAQDLADIQKGMAQIKSEIEAGEFKWQLALEDVHLNIEARLTELVGDAGKRLHTGRSRNDQVATDLRLWLRGSIDEIAVTLKALRTALLDLAEKHAATIMPGHTHLQVAQPITFGHHLMAYYEMFSRDASRLADLRTRFNRLPLGAAALAGTTYPIDRDQVAKILGFDGICNNSLDAVSDRDFAIEFCAFASILMMHVSRLSEELVLWLSPRFGFIDLPDRFCTGSSIMPQKKNPDVPELARGKTGRVYGDLMSLLTLMKSQPLAYNKDNQEDKEPLFDAVDTVQDTLRIFADMVPHIEVKADVMKAAAEEGFATATDLADYLVKKGLAFRDAHEAVAHAVKACVGRNCMLTDLSLSELRFACGLDNRPELISDEVFALLTVDGSVQSRQHAGGTAPSQVLAAIKRGRTDL, encoded by the coding sequence ATGAGCTCATCCAAAAATTCCCTAGCCAACAAAGCCCAAGCTTGGTCGGCCCGTTTTGACGAACCCGTTGACGAACTTGTTCAGCGTTATACAGCCTCTATCGGCTTTGATCAACGCTTTGCAATGGTGGATATCGCTGGCTCCCTCGCCCACGCCCAAATGCTGGCAGCCCAAAAAATCATCAGCGCTCAGGATTTAGCCGATATTCAAAAGGGAATGGCTCAGATCAAGAGCGAAATCGAGGCAGGTGAATTTAAATGGCAGTTAGCGCTAGAAGATGTGCATCTCAATATTGAGGCTCGCCTTACTGAACTCGTTGGCGATGCTGGCAAGCGTTTGCATACCGGTCGTTCGCGCAACGATCAAGTAGCAACTGATTTACGCCTGTGGTTACGTGGCAGTATTGATGAGATTGCGGTCACTTTAAAAGCCTTGCGAACTGCTTTATTAGATCTTGCAGAAAAGCATGCTGCTACCATCATGCCAGGGCATACTCATCTGCAGGTTGCACAACCGATTACTTTTGGTCATCACTTGATGGCCTACTACGAAATGTTCAGTCGCGATGCAAGTCGTCTCGCGGATTTGCGTACACGTTTTAATCGTCTACCACTGGGTGCCGCTGCTTTAGCTGGGACTACCTACCCAATTGATCGCGACCAAGTTGCCAAGATCCTGGGTTTTGATGGTATCTGCAATAACTCCTTAGATGCGGTCTCTGATCGCGACTTTGCGATTGAGTTCTGTGCCTTTGCCTCAATCTTGATGATGCATGTCTCACGCCTGTCTGAAGAACTTGTACTCTGGCTGAGTCCTCGTTTTGGCTTTATCGATTTACCAGACCGTTTCTGTACTGGCAGCTCGATCATGCCGCAAAAGAAGAACCCTGATGTTCCAGAATTGGCGCGCGGTAAAACTGGTCGCGTCTATGGTGACTTGATGTCTTTGTTGACATTGATGAAGAGTCAGCCTCTGGCATACAACAAAGATAATCAAGAAGATAAAGAGCCTTTATTTGATGCGGTTGATACTGTGCAAGATACCTTGCGCATCTTTGCCGATATGGTTCCGCACATAGAAGTAAAAGCTGACGTCATGAAAGCGGCGGCTGAAGAAGGTTTTGCTACTGCTACCGATTTAGCAGACTACTTAGTGAAAAAAGGTCTAGCCTTCCGTGACGCACATGAAGCTGTTGCACATGCTGTCAAAGCTTGCGTTGGCAGAAACTGCATGCTGACTGATCTGAGTCTTTCTGAGCTGCGCTTTGCTTGCGGTTTAGATAATCGCCCAGAACTCATTAGTGATGAGGTATTTGCACTACTTACGGTTGATGGCTCTGTGCAATCTCGCCAGCACGCTGGTGGCACAGCACCCTCACAAGTACTCGCTGCCATTAAGCGGGGGCGCACAGACCTCTAA
- a CDS encoding TRAP transporter small permease subunit: protein MGFWSKLSAGIDRINQLLGKAASIMILLSCVVSAVNALLRYGLDISNNWPLELQWYLFSAAVMLGASYTLKRNEHVRVDLIYSQLSDRGRLWVDLFGLVCFLMPACLLFTWLSWTTLFYPSWLVMEHSMNSGGLARYPIKFIVPFGFFMLSLQGLSEIIKRIGALNGEIVLPREDLHYEKPMQ from the coding sequence ATGGGGTTTTGGTCCAAGCTCTCTGCGGGCATTGATCGTATCAATCAACTGCTAGGCAAAGCCGCTAGCATCATGATCCTGCTGTCCTGCGTAGTATCCGCAGTTAATGCCCTGCTTCGCTATGGATTAGACATCAGCAACAATTGGCCATTAGAGCTGCAGTGGTATCTCTTTAGCGCAGCAGTGATGCTGGGTGCCTCATATACCCTTAAGCGCAATGAACATGTTCGCGTCGATCTAATTTATTCCCAGCTCTCTGATCGTGGTCGACTGTGGGTTGATCTTTTTGGACTAGTTTGTTTTTTAATGCCAGCCTGCCTCTTGTTTACTTGGCTCTCTTGGACCACCCTCTTCTATCCATCCTGGTTAGTGATGGAGCATTCCATGAATTCTGGTGGTCTAGCGCGCTATCCGATTAAATTTATTGTGCCCTTTGGATTCTTCATGTTGAGCTTACAAGGCTTATCGGAAATCATTAAACGTATCGGGGCACTCAACGGTGAAATTGTCTTGCCACGCGAAGATCTTCATTACGAAAAGCCCATGCAATGA
- a CDS encoding TRAP transporter large permease subunit: protein MIPLEWMPPFMFGGLIIFMLIGFPVAFSLMAAGLFFSLIAMSEGFFGMAFLQAIPQRIFGSVLANDLLLAIPFFTFMGAILERCGLAEEMLDSMGQLFGRVRGGLGYSVIIVGFILGAITGTVAAQVIAMAMISLPVMMRYGYNMRYATGVLAASGTITQLVPPSLVLIVLADQLKTQSGSADVGSMYLGAWGPSLLQIALFALYTFFLARIRPNDLPPVPESALTLKGWALWKKCLMGIIPSAVLIFLVLGTIMTGIATPTESGAMGAMGALLLAWIRRASISNLKGLVQEAYQNTMRITAMVVFILIGSTCFSVVFQGVDGGRWVEELFSSLPGGWVGFLIVVNLFVFFLAFFLDFFEIAFIVVPMLAPVAVKLLSPVLLDSMNGNPQAAASAALVWFGVMLCVNMQTSFMHPPFGFALFYLRGVAPKEVKSSDIYWGALPWVGLQLIMVVLVMAFPALVTTFLDKPAVVAQSQDFNFTGDENKSDTPANKVDEDAPVNFQLDKPVK, encoded by the coding sequence ATGATTCCATTGGAGTGGATGCCCCCCTTCATGTTTGGTGGCCTCATCATCTTTATGTTGATAGGCTTCCCAGTCGCTTTCTCATTGATGGCGGCAGGCCTGTTCTTCTCTCTGATCGCGATGAGCGAAGGCTTTTTTGGAATGGCTTTTTTGCAAGCGATCCCTCAGCGCATCTTCGGTAGCGTGCTAGCCAATGATCTTCTCCTAGCCATCCCCTTCTTCACTTTTATGGGTGCGATTCTGGAGCGCTGTGGCCTTGCAGAAGAAATGCTGGATTCGATGGGCCAACTCTTTGGACGCGTGCGTGGTGGCTTGGGTTACTCCGTCATCATCGTAGGCTTCATTCTTGGGGCTATTACGGGCACTGTCGCGGCTCAGGTAATTGCCATGGCGATGATCTCTTTGCCAGTGATGATGCGTTATGGCTACAACATGCGCTACGCCACAGGCGTTCTTGCCGCCTCTGGAACGATTACCCAATTAGTACCGCCCTCATTAGTGTTGATTGTTTTAGCAGATCAACTCAAAACTCAAAGTGGTAGCGCAGATGTGGGCAGCATGTATCTTGGTGCTTGGGGTCCATCGCTTTTACAGATTGCCTTATTTGCGCTCTATACATTTTTCTTGGCGCGTATTCGTCCGAACGATTTACCACCCGTTCCAGAGAGTGCTCTGACCCTCAAGGGCTGGGCTCTTTGGAAAAAATGCCTGATGGGCATTATTCCTTCGGCAGTATTGATCTTCCTGGTTCTTGGCACCATCATGACCGGTATTGCCACCCCTACTGAATCTGGCGCGATGGGGGCCATGGGTGCGTTACTATTAGCCTGGATCAGGCGAGCCAGTATCTCCAACCTTAAAGGACTTGTTCAAGAGGCTTATCAAAACACCATGCGCATCACTGCAATGGTGGTCTTTATTTTGATTGGCTCTACCTGTTTCTCAGTAGTGTTCCAGGGAGTCGATGGTGGGCGCTGGGTTGAAGAACTTTTCTCCAGCTTGCCTGGTGGCTGGGTAGGCTTTTTAATTGTCGTCAATCTCTTTGTCTTTTTCTTAGCATTCTTCTTGGACTTCTTTGAGATCGCCTTCATTGTGGTGCCGATGCTAGCACCAGTGGCTGTCAAGTTGCTCTCACCAGTATTGCTGGACTCTATGAACGGCAATCCGCAAGCAGCTGCCAGCGCAGCACTGGTTTGGTTTGGAGTCATGCTGTGCGTCAATATGCAAACTTCTTTTATGCATCCCCCATTTGGATTTGCCCTGTTCTATCTCAGAGGTGTAGCCCCTAAAGAAGTAAAAAGTAGCGATATCTATTGGGGCGCTTTGCCTTGGGTGGGATTGCAGCTCATCATGGTGGTACTTGTGATGGCTTTCCCGGCACTAGTGACCACTTTCCTTGATAAACCCGCCGTAGTCGCTCAGAGTCAGGACTTTAACTTCACAGGCGATGAAAATAAATCAGATACGCCAGCAAATAAAGTGGATGAAGATGCTCCGGTAAACTTCCAACTAGATAAGCCGGTTAAGTAA
- a CDS encoding bifunctional diguanylate cyclase/phosphodiesterase, whose protein sequence is MNTSNFIFSLFIFFAMFTYAGAALLAVQFRKNRPVYVTYWIAGCLSTGTGIIFLTLREYVPEFISYKVGNALALVGGLLSNYAISNLSGKVRNFKRVALENIAAGLLAIAALMLVEINYGNPYQPTLIAFLNASIFLYGFFLTYQYYKKSLNIFGGVLALVYLLGGLIWLIRLSTIIFLGVGFAYQGGPINAVTYIALLLMGLSRYVIFTGLVLGIEEKERRDLLIQFNELKVNFANQKATQTEQRLRHVLNVTGDGIWDWNIQTGEVKHNDRWIEMLGEDPNQTYFSVEDFKNRIHPEDLSQVIESLENALVGKKEYRLQYRMIRSDQRQIWVEDRGDVVEKSPDGTPIRMVGAIHDVSDQIASKEKIEELIFFDPLTRLPNRQYIKDRIHRAIGEASRGGVYSGLTYLDLDSFKLVNDTYGHNIGDNLLREFGNRIQRAIRPTDMIARIGGDEYLILFERLGSTAESARVALEEGIKRILVELSEEFDLGEMVGVKATASMGAVVFGGDATQFDEVLKHADIAMYAAKEDPQIAYRFFDETLKSSFDRKNELHLGLKEAAEQDQFFVEYQPVVDRQQQCIGYEALARWKHPLLGMVMPDDFIPFAEKSGQMNEVGESILRNIFSNQSLWAFSDAHRNYILMINISAHQLMNLRFADQFILLAEQYQIPLERVHLEVTEGTFLTNTELAIGVMERLCSKGVQFVLDDFGTGYSSLAYLQKLPIEHLKLDKSFVAGMMANKDDQAIVDNILSLAKTLNIRVIAEGVETKEQFDLLLLKGCDFFQGWYFGRPGQIAG, encoded by the coding sequence ATGAATACATCAAACTTTATTTTTTCTCTGTTTATCTTCTTTGCGATGTTTACATACGCGGGAGCTGCTTTATTAGCGGTCCAGTTTAGAAAAAATAGACCCGTTTATGTAACTTATTGGATTGCTGGCTGTTTATCGACTGGTACTGGGATCATTTTTCTAACCCTAAGAGAATATGTCCCAGAGTTCATATCTTATAAGGTAGGCAATGCTTTAGCTCTAGTCGGTGGATTACTCTCAAACTATGCCATCTCAAATCTCTCGGGGAAGGTGCGGAATTTCAAAAGGGTAGCTCTCGAAAATATTGCTGCAGGCTTGCTTGCAATAGCAGCCCTGATGTTGGTAGAAATTAATTACGGTAATCCATATCAGCCAACTCTTATTGCTTTTCTAAATGCCAGTATCTTTCTGTACGGATTTTTTCTTACTTACCAATACTATAAAAAGTCTTTAAACATTTTTGGCGGTGTTTTAGCGCTAGTTTATTTACTGGGCGGGTTGATATGGTTAATTAGGCTTTCAACTATTATATTTTTAGGCGTTGGATTTGCGTATCAGGGCGGTCCAATTAATGCGGTTACCTACATAGCATTGCTATTGATGGGTCTCTCGCGCTACGTGATATTTACTGGTCTAGTCCTCGGAATTGAGGAAAAAGAAAGACGTGATTTGTTGATCCAATTCAATGAACTCAAGGTTAACTTTGCCAATCAAAAAGCCACTCAAACTGAACAGCGCTTGCGGCATGTACTCAATGTAACGGGCGATGGCATTTGGGACTGGAATATCCAAACGGGTGAGGTAAAGCATAACGATCGCTGGATTGAGATGCTTGGTGAGGATCCAAATCAAACCTATTTTTCAGTCGAAGATTTTAAGAATCGCATCCATCCCGAGGATTTATCTCAGGTGATAGAAAGTCTAGAGAATGCTTTAGTAGGAAAAAAAGAGTACCGCCTGCAGTATCGAATGATTCGATCTGATCAACGGCAAATTTGGGTTGAAGATAGGGGGGATGTCGTCGAAAAATCGCCCGATGGCACCCCAATAAGAATGGTCGGAGCAATTCATGATGTCAGTGATCAGATTGCGTCTAAAGAAAAAATCGAAGAGCTGATCTTTTTTGATCCACTCACCAGGCTGCCGAATCGCCAATATATTAAGGACCGAATTCATAGGGCTATCGGTGAAGCTAGCCGCGGAGGTGTCTATTCTGGCTTAACTTATCTTGACTTGGATAGCTTCAAGTTAGTGAACGATACCTATGGCCACAATATTGGCGATAACTTATTACGAGAGTTTGGTAATCGTATTCAGCGCGCAATCAGACCGACCGATATGATTGCGCGTATCGGCGGTGACGAGTATTTGATCTTATTTGAGCGTCTTGGGTCTACTGCCGAGAGTGCTCGAGTGGCGCTTGAAGAGGGAATCAAGAGAATCTTAGTTGAGCTATCAGAAGAGTTTGATTTGGGTGAAATGGTCGGCGTTAAGGCTACTGCTAGTATGGGGGCGGTCGTTTTCGGTGGAGATGCGACTCAATTTGATGAGGTCTTAAAGCATGCAGATATTGCTATGTACGCAGCTAAAGAAGATCCACAGATTGCTTACCGATTTTTTGATGAAACCTTAAAGTCTAGCTTTGATCGTAAAAATGAACTCCATTTAGGGTTGAAAGAAGCGGCTGAGCAAGACCAGTTTTTTGTTGAATATCAACCGGTAGTTGACCGTCAACAACAGTGCATTGGCTATGAGGCATTAGCTCGCTGGAAGCATCCTTTGCTTGGAATGGTTATGCCGGATGACTTTATTCCATTTGCCGAGAAGAGTGGGCAAATGAATGAAGTGGGCGAATCTATCTTAAGAAACATTTTTAGCAATCAGTCTCTCTGGGCCTTTTCTGACGCTCATCGCAACTATATCTTGATGATCAACATCAGTGCTCATCAACTAATGAATTTGAGATTTGCTGACCAATTTATATTGCTGGCTGAGCAATATCAGATTCCGCTAGAGCGCGTTCATTTAGAGGTGACAGAAGGAACATTTTTAACGAATACGGAGTTGGCTATTGGCGTGATGGAGCGCTTATGCAGCAAAGGCGTTCAATTTGTGTTGGATGACTTTGGCACGGGCTATTCTTCGCTAGCGTATTTGCAAAAACTTCCTATCGAGCACCTTAAATTAGATAAATCATTTGTTGCCGGCATGATGGCCAATAAAGATGATCAAGCAATCGTAGATAATATTTTGAGTCTAGCAAAAACACTCAATATCCGAGTCATTGCGGAAGGCGTTGAAACCAAAGAGCAATTTGACCTATTACTACTAAAGGGTTGTGATTTTTTCCAGGGCTGGTATTTTGGTAGACCTGGGCAAATTGCTGGCTAA
- a CDS encoding arginine/lysine/ornithine decarboxylase, which yields MKFRFPIIIIDEDFRSENISGSGIRDLAEAIENEGMEVIGLTSYGDLTSFAQQASRASSFIVSIDDEEFVSDSEDHDLPALNNLRAFITEVRKRNEDIPIFLYGETRTSRHMPNDILRELHGFIHMNEDTPEFVARHIIREAKVYLDSLAPPFFRALTNYASEGSYSWHCPGHSGGVAFLKSPVGRMFHQFFGENMLRADVCNAVEELGQLLDHTGPVLQSERNAARIFNADHLFFVTNGTSTSNKIVWHSTVAPGDVVLVDRNCHKSVIHSITMMGAIPIFLMPTRNHLGIIGPIPKEEFEWANIKKKIDANPFIKNKNVVPRVMTLTQSTYDGIVYNVEMIKEMLDGKVDSLHFDEAWLPHAAFHPFYKDMHAIGSDRKRTKKSLMFATQSTHKLLAGLSQASQVLVQDAEEHKLDRDCFNEAYLMHTSTSPQYAIIASCDVSAAMMESPGGTTLVEESIAEAMDFRRAMREVDDKFGADWWFKVWGPDHLAEEGIGERSDWLLEPNASWHDFGKLAEGFNMLDPIKATVVTPGLDIEGNFGSMGIPASIVTKYLAEHGVIVEKCGLYSFFIMFTIGITKGRWNTLVTELQQFKDHFDKNAPLWKVLPEFVAKHPRYERVGLKDICQQIHEFYKSRNVARMTTEMYTSDMEPAMMPSEAWAKMAHKEVDRVPLDQLDGRVTAMLVTPYPPGIPLLIPGERFNKRIVDYLYFARDFNEKFPGFETDIHGLVKADLDGRSEYYVDCVRQEPDITL from the coding sequence ATGAAATTTCGTTTCCCAATCATCATCATTGATGAGGACTTCCGTTCCGAAAATATTTCGGGTTCTGGTATTCGCGACCTCGCTGAGGCGATCGAGAACGAAGGCATGGAGGTCATTGGTTTAACCAGCTATGGTGACCTCACTTCTTTTGCTCAACAGGCTTCTCGCGCATCTTCCTTTATCGTTTCAATTGATGATGAAGAGTTTGTATCCGACTCTGAGGATCACGACCTTCCAGCATTAAATAATTTGCGTGCATTTATTACAGAAGTACGCAAGCGTAATGAAGATATTCCGATTTTCTTGTATGGCGAGACTCGTACATCACGCCATATGCCAAATGACATCCTGCGCGAGTTACATGGCTTCATTCATATGAATGAAGACACCCCAGAATTCGTAGCACGTCACATTATTCGCGAAGCAAAGGTATACCTCGATTCTTTGGCACCACCATTCTTCCGTGCCTTAACTAATTACGCTTCTGAAGGCTCTTACTCTTGGCATTGCCCAGGCCACTCTGGTGGCGTAGCATTCTTAAAGAGTCCAGTAGGTCGTATGTTCCATCAGTTTTTTGGTGAGAACATGCTCAGAGCTGACGTCTGTAATGCCGTAGAAGAATTAGGTCAGCTCCTAGACCATACTGGCCCTGTCTTGCAGAGTGAGCGCAATGCAGCCCGCATTTTCAATGCTGATCATTTATTCTTTGTCACCAACGGCACCTCAACATCTAACAAGATTGTTTGGCACTCAACGGTTGCTCCTGGCGATGTGGTTCTGGTGGACCGTAACTGTCATAAGTCAGTGATTCATTCCATCACCATGATGGGCGCGATTCCGATTTTCTTAATGCCCACCCGTAATCACCTCGGCATTATTGGCCCGATACCTAAAGAAGAATTTGAGTGGGCCAATATTAAGAAGAAGATTGACGCCAATCCATTCATTAAGAATAAGAACGTTGTGCCGCGTGTCATGACGCTGACTCAAAGTACTTATGACGGTATTGTTTATAACGTCGAGATGATTAAAGAGATGCTTGATGGCAAGGTTGACTCATTGCATTTCGATGAAGCTTGGTTGCCGCATGCTGCATTTCACCCTTTCTATAAAGATATGCATGCGATTGGATCAGATCGTAAGCGCACCAAGAAGAGTTTGATGTTTGCCACTCAATCAACTCATAAGTTGTTGGCGGGTTTATCGCAAGCTTCACAAGTGTTGGTGCAAGATGCTGAAGAGCATAAGCTTGACCGTGATTGCTTTAATGAGGCTTATTTGATGCACACCTCAACCAGTCCACAGTACGCGATCATCGCGTCGTGCGACGTCTCTGCTGCCATGATGGAATCTCCGGGCGGCACTACCTTGGTTGAAGAGTCGATTGCGGAAGCGATGGACTTCCGCCGTGCCATGCGTGAAGTGGATGATAAATTTGGTGCCGACTGGTGGTTCAAGGTTTGGGGCCCAGATCATTTGGCAGAAGAAGGTATTGGCGAACGCTCTGATTGGTTGCTAGAACCCAATGCAAGTTGGCATGACTTTGGCAAACTCGCCGAAGGCTTCAATATGCTTGACCCGATCAAGGCAACGGTTGTGACGCCTGGTTTGGATATCGAGGGTAATTTCGGCTCCATGGGTATTCCAGCGAGCATTGTGACCAAATACCTTGCTGAGCATGGCGTGATTGTGGAGAAGTGCGGTTTGTACTCCTTCTTCATTATGTTCACGATTGGTATTACCAAAGGTCGTTGGAATACGCTCGTTACTGAGTTACAACAATTCAAAGATCACTTTGATAAAAATGCTCCGCTATGGAAAGTCTTGCCTGAGTTCGTGGCAAAGCACCCACGCTATGAGCGCGTTGGCCTTAAAGATATCTGCCAACAAATTCATGAGTTTTATAAGAGCCGCAACGTAGCCCGCATGACGACTGAGATGTATACCTCGGACATGGAGCCCGCCATGATGCCTTCAGAAGCTTGGGCAAAAATGGCGCACAAAGAAGTGGATCGAGTGCCTCTAGATCAGCTGGATGGCCGCGTAACGGCAATGTTGGTTACCCCATATCCTCCAGGCATTCCACTTTTGATTCCTGGAGAGCGCTTTAATAAACGGATTGTGGACTATCTCTACTTTGCTCGTGACTTCAATGAGAAGTTCCCAGGCTTTGAGACGGATATCCACGGCTTGGTGAAGGCCGATCTAGATGGACGTAGCGAGTACTATGTTGATTGTGTCAGGCAAGAGCCTGATATTACCCTCTAG